Proteins encoded by one window of Modestobacter marinus:
- a CDS encoding ferrochelatase, producing the protein MTDLARPRHPLPAGASLTPPDQQPDQDPSLAVRNNGGVEPSRDPAPAGRREALLVLGFGGPEGHDDVMPFLENVTRGRGIPRERLEAVAEHYHHFGGVSPINDQNKALVAALEAELAGAGIDLPVYWGNRNWAPYVEDAWRQMATDGVEHAYVLATSAYASFSGCRQYHEDVARARVALELDPSAPQGPTAEKLPHYFDAPGFVQANAEALATAIASLPEEVRDTARLVATAHSIPNAMAAVAGPQGGAYEAELQRAAQLVVEAAAPGRDFDLVWQSRSGPPSVPWLEPDVNDHLRALAESGETAVVVFPVGFISDHLEVIWDLDNEAEETAGELGLAFARAATAGTHPAFVASLRELLVERRAGGEPRLGTNCPASCCFVQRPARPTA; encoded by the coding sequence GTGACCGACCTCGCGCGCCCTCGGCACCCCCTCCCCGCGGGTGCCTCCCTGACCCCTCCCGACCAGCAGCCGGACCAGGACCCGTCGCTGGCGGTCCGCAACAACGGCGGCGTCGAGCCCTCGCGTGACCCGGCGCCCGCCGGGCGTCGCGAGGCGCTGCTCGTCCTCGGCTTCGGCGGCCCCGAGGGCCACGACGACGTGATGCCGTTCCTGGAGAACGTCACCCGCGGCCGCGGCATCCCGCGCGAGCGGCTGGAGGCCGTCGCCGAGCACTACCACCACTTCGGCGGCGTGAGCCCGATCAACGACCAGAACAAGGCGCTGGTCGCCGCCCTGGAGGCCGAGCTCGCCGGCGCCGGCATCGACCTGCCGGTGTACTGGGGCAACCGCAACTGGGCGCCCTACGTCGAGGACGCCTGGCGGCAGATGGCCACCGACGGCGTCGAGCACGCCTACGTGCTCGCCACCTCGGCCTACGCCTCCTTCTCCGGGTGCCGGCAGTACCACGAGGACGTCGCCCGGGCCCGGGTCGCGCTGGAGCTCGACCCGTCCGCGCCGCAGGGCCCCACGGCGGAGAAGCTCCCGCACTACTTCGACGCACCGGGGTTCGTCCAGGCCAACGCCGAGGCGCTGGCCACCGCGATCGCCTCGCTGCCCGAGGAGGTCCGGGACACCGCCCGGCTGGTGGCCACGGCGCACAGCATCCCGAACGCCATGGCCGCGGTGGCCGGGCCGCAGGGCGGTGCCTACGAGGCCGAGCTGCAGCGGGCCGCCCAGCTCGTCGTCGAGGCGGCGGCACCGGGCCGCGACTTCGACCTGGTGTGGCAGAGCCGCAGCGGGCCGCCGTCGGTGCCGTGGCTGGAGCCCGACGTGAACGACCACCTGCGCGCGCTGGCCGAGTCCGGCGAGACCGCCGTCGTCGTCTTCCCGGTCGGGTTCATCTCCGACCACCTCGAGGTCATCTGGGACCTGGACAACGAGGCCGAGGAGACCGCCGGCGAGCTGGGCCTGGCCTTCGCCCGGGCGGCGACCGCCGGCACGCACCCGGCGTTCGTCGCCTCGCTGCGGGAGCTGCTGGTCGAGCGGCGTGCGGGCGGGGAGCCCCGGCTGGGCACCAACTGCCCGGCGTCCTGCTGCTTCGTCCAGCGCCCGGCCCGCCCGACGGCCTGA
- a CDS encoding NfeD family protein → MPAWLLWLIASGLFAAGEVASLDLVLLMFAGGALGGMGVALLGGDLLLQVIAFIVVSAGLLVLVRPVAKRHLVDRTPEQIDGVATYVGREAVVSQRVDNSAGRIRLGHDEWTARTQLDDEAYEIGAEVRIVQIEGPIAYVSHL, encoded by the coding sequence GTGCCCGCCTGGTTGCTCTGGTTGATCGCCTCAGGCCTGTTCGCGGCCGGTGAGGTCGCCAGCCTGGACCTGGTCCTGCTCATGTTCGCCGGCGGCGCGTTGGGCGGCATGGGCGTCGCCCTGCTGGGCGGTGACCTGCTCCTGCAGGTGATCGCCTTCATCGTCGTCTCGGCCGGGCTGCTGGTCCTGGTCCGTCCCGTCGCCAAGCGGCACCTGGTCGACCGCACCCCCGAGCAGATCGACGGCGTCGCGACCTACGTCGGCCGGGAGGCGGTGGTCAGCCAGCGCGTGGACAACAGCGCGGGCCGGATCCGGCTGGGCCACGACGAGTGGACCGCGCGCACCCAGCTCGACGACGAGGCGTACGAGATCGGCGCCGAGGTCCGGATCGTGCAGATCGAGGGACCGATCGCCTACGTCAGCCACCTCTGA